The following proteins are co-located in the Billgrantia tianxiuensis genome:
- a CDS encoding SRPBCC family protein, protein MTRVYVSAVMPITLEQAWSVLRDFNGLPDYHPFFARSEIEAGKPADQVGCVRFFHDHEGNFIREELLTLSDREHRCCYRILEAPALPVQNYVAEMRLKPITTTGQCFGEWWAEFEVEEADREDVVQRVSDTFRLAFEGAVERCQG, encoded by the coding sequence ATGACCAGGGTCTACGTCAGCGCCGTCATGCCCATCACGCTCGAGCAGGCCTGGAGCGTGCTACGCGATTTCAACGGCTTGCCGGACTACCATCCCTTCTTCGCCAGGAGCGAGATCGAGGCGGGCAAGCCCGCCGACCAGGTCGGCTGCGTGCGATTCTTTCACGACCACGAAGGCAACTTCATTCGCGAGGAGTTGCTCACCCTCTCGGATCGGGAACACCGCTGCTGCTACCGCATTCTCGAGGCTCCGGCCCTGCCGGTGCAGAACTACGTGGCCGAGATGCGCCTCAAGCCCATCACGACCACCGGCCAATGCTTCGGTGAGTGGTGGGCCGAGTTCGAGGTAGAGGAAGCCGACCGAGAAGATGTCGTGCAGCGGGTCTCGGATACCTTCCGGCTGGCCTTCGAAGGGGCTGTCGAACGCTGCCAGGGCTGA
- a CDS encoding branched-chain amino acid ABC transporter permease, whose amino-acid sequence MRPLSSALIVLGLLALLAVPFFPQLVYSIFVMKTLCFVLFACAFNLLLGHTGILSFGHAAFFGTGAYVTGQLVKAYGVPTELGILAGGLVAALLGTVVGALAIRRSGIYLAMITLALSQLVYFFFLQAPFTGAEDGLQRIPRGSFLGLDLSNDSALYYVVVGIVGAGLWLVWRTVNSPFGNVLRAIREHEPRAISLGYPVARYKVLVFTISAGLSGIAGSLKAIVFQLAALYDVHWHTSGDVILMTLLGGMSTVFGPAVGAALVSTLNHYLDPFGAWVTVITGLVFMACVLTFRQGVVGQLSLALRSRRSSIPAAKVDSRPRIHHQ is encoded by the coding sequence ATGCGACCATTATCCTCGGCTCTCATCGTCCTGGGTCTGCTGGCGTTGCTGGCGGTTCCCTTCTTCCCGCAGTTGGTCTATTCCATTTTCGTGATGAAGACGCTGTGCTTCGTGCTCTTCGCCTGCGCCTTCAATCTGCTGCTGGGCCATACCGGGATCCTCTCCTTCGGTCACGCCGCCTTCTTCGGCACCGGCGCCTACGTTACCGGTCAACTGGTCAAGGCCTACGGCGTGCCCACCGAGCTGGGGATCCTCGCCGGAGGCCTGGTGGCAGCCTTGCTGGGTACTGTCGTAGGGGCCCTGGCGATTCGCCGTAGTGGCATCTACCTGGCCATGATCACCCTGGCCCTGTCGCAGCTGGTCTACTTCTTCTTCCTTCAAGCGCCCTTTACCGGCGCCGAGGATGGCCTGCAGCGGATTCCCCGCGGCAGTTTCCTGGGCCTCGACCTAAGCAACGACTCGGCGCTCTACTACGTCGTGGTGGGCATCGTCGGCGCCGGCCTGTGGCTGGTGTGGCGCACCGTCAACTCTCCCTTCGGCAACGTGTTGCGCGCCATCCGCGAGCATGAACCCCGCGCCATCTCGCTGGGCTACCCCGTGGCTCGCTACAAGGTACTGGTCTTTACCATCTCGGCCGGCCTGTCGGGCATCGCCGGCTCGCTCAAGGCGATCGTCTTCCAGTTGGCGGCCCTCTACGACGTGCACTGGCACACCTCGGGCGACGTCATCCTGATGACGCTGCTAGGCGGCATGAGCACGGTATTCGGTCCGGCCGTGGGGGCCGCGCTCGTCTCCACGCTGAATCACTATCTGGATCCTTTCGGCGCCTGGGTCACCGTGATCACCGGCCTGGTATTCATGGCCTGTGTACTCACCTTCCGCCAAGGCGTGGTGGGCCAACTCAGCCTTGCGCTCCGTTCACGACGTTCCTCGATTCCCGCGGCCAAGGTCGACTCCCGACCCCGCATCCATCACCAATGA
- a CDS encoding ABC transporter substrate-binding protein: protein MPATNSLKTLVVSSAVLSLGGLSSAMASEGYSDGVVRIGVLTDMSGIYTDLSGEAAVEAVRMAVEDFGGEVNGVPIEVIHGDHRNRADTGASRAREWYNNEGVDMINDLSNSGVALAVAAVADEQKRHAIVNSSSNIGLTNDYCSPYVTHYTYDAHSLAHGTGKSIVEDGGDTWFFLTVDFAFGIGLEEQVSDVVREAGGQVVGAARHPLDTTDFSSYALQAQASGAEIIGIASTGADAINAINALAEFGVTPEQRPAALLLWYDDIVSLGLETAQGLMLTNAFYWDANDETREFSQRFYERTGRMPNMAHAGNYSSTMHYLNAIEAAGSDDPDAVSEKMRELEINDFFASGGYIRPNGRMVHDQYLWEVKSPDESEYDYDFLRLVTTIPGEDAFQPLEASTCRLLNGS, encoded by the coding sequence ATGCCAGCCACGAACTCCTTGAAAACCCTGGTGGTGTCTTCCGCCGTCCTGAGCCTGGGGGGCCTCTCCAGCGCCATGGCCAGCGAAGGCTACAGTGACGGTGTGGTGCGAATCGGCGTGCTCACCGATATGTCCGGTATTTATACCGACCTTTCCGGAGAGGCGGCGGTGGAAGCCGTACGGATGGCCGTCGAGGATTTCGGCGGCGAGGTCAATGGCGTGCCCATCGAGGTCATCCACGGTGACCACCGTAACCGCGCCGACACCGGGGCCAGCCGTGCCCGCGAGTGGTACAACAACGAAGGCGTGGACATGATCAACGACCTGTCCAACTCCGGGGTCGCCCTGGCGGTGGCAGCCGTGGCCGACGAGCAGAAGCGCCACGCCATCGTCAACTCATCGTCCAACATCGGGCTCACCAACGACTACTGCTCGCCTTACGTGACCCACTACACCTACGACGCCCATTCGCTGGCCCACGGCACCGGCAAGTCGATCGTCGAGGACGGCGGCGATACCTGGTTCTTCCTCACCGTGGATTTCGCCTTCGGCATCGGCCTCGAAGAGCAGGTATCGGACGTAGTGCGCGAAGCCGGGGGCCAGGTCGTCGGCGCCGCTCGCCACCCCCTCGACACCACCGACTTCTCCTCCTACGCCCTGCAGGCCCAGGCCTCCGGTGCGGAGATTATTGGCATCGCCTCCACCGGCGCCGATGCCATCAACGCCATCAATGCCCTGGCCGAGTTCGGCGTGACCCCCGAGCAGCGCCCGGCCGCATTGTTGCTGTGGTATGACGATATCGTCAGCCTGGGCTTGGAGACCGCCCAAGGCCTGATGCTGACCAATGCCTTCTACTGGGATGCCAACGACGAGACCCGCGAGTTTTCCCAGCGCTTCTACGAACGTACCGGACGCATGCCCAACATGGCCCACGCCGGCAACTACTCCTCGACCATGCATTACCTGAACGCCATCGAGGCCGCCGGCAGCGACGACCCCGATGCGGTATCCGAGAAGATGCGCGAGCTGGAGATCAACGACTTCTTCGCCTCGGGTGGCTACATCCGGCCCAACGGCCGCATGGTCCACGACCAGTACCTGTGGGAAGTGAAGTCCCCCGACGAGTCGGAGTACGACTACGACTTCCTGCGCCTGGTGACCACCATTCCCGGCGAGGACGCCTTCCAGCCGCTGGAAGCCAGTACCTGCCGTCTGCTCAACGGCAGCTGA
- a CDS encoding aspartate carbamoyltransferase, protein MSRHLLSVDSLTRESVDHLMRIAARMEPIAQRRQVTRVLEGAVLGNLFFEASTRTRVSFHAAFCRLGGSVCDTTGFTFSSMAKGESLYDTSRVMSGYCDAIVMRHPDQGSVAEFAAATHVPVINGGDGPGEHPSQALLDFYTIDKEFTRLGKQLAGAHVLLTGDLKYGRTVHSLIKLLSLYDPMRITLVAPPGLEMPDYLIDLVASRGHRVEQRTSLADDYADVDVVYTTRIQKERFTAEMSEGFSLSRDFTVDRAFMDKRCGRDTIVMHPLPRDSRPDANDLDVDLNGDPRLAIFRQTDNGIPVRMAIFATLLQVEELIEKDLRPVRWFVPERVGVDDPSL, encoded by the coding sequence ATGAGTCGCCATCTGCTCTCCGTCGATTCCCTGACCCGCGAAAGCGTCGACCACCTGATGCGCATCGCCGCCCGCATGGAGCCCATCGCCCAACGCCGCCAGGTCACCCGGGTGCTGGAGGGCGCCGTGCTCGGCAACCTGTTCTTCGAGGCCAGCACCCGCACCCGGGTCAGCTTCCACGCCGCCTTCTGTCGCCTGGGCGGCAGCGTGTGCGACACCACCGGCTTCACCTTCTCCTCCATGGCCAAGGGTGAGTCGCTCTACGACACCAGCCGGGTAATGAGCGGCTACTGCGACGCCATCGTCATGCGCCACCCCGACCAGGGCTCGGTGGCGGAGTTTGCCGCCGCCACTCACGTGCCGGTGATCAACGGCGGCGACGGCCCCGGTGAACACCCCAGCCAGGCGCTGCTCGACTTCTATACCATCGACAAGGAATTCACCCGGCTGGGCAAGCAGCTCGCCGGCGCCCACGTACTGCTCACCGGCGACCTCAAGTACGGTCGTACCGTGCACTCGCTGATCAAGCTGCTGTCGCTCTACGATCCCATGCGCATCACGCTGGTGGCGCCGCCGGGGCTGGAGATGCCCGATTACCTCATCGACCTGGTCGCCTCCCGCGGCCACCGCGTCGAACAGCGCACCAGCCTGGCCGACGACTATGCCGACGTGGACGTGGTCTACACCACCCGCATCCAGAAGGAGCGCTTCACCGCCGAGATGAGCGAGGGCTTCAGCCTGTCGCGTGACTTCACCGTCGATCGCGCCTTCATGGACAAGCGCTGCGGCCGCGACACCATCGTCATGCACCCGCTGCCCCGCGACAGCCGCCCGGATGCCAACGACCTCGACGTGGATCTCAACGGCGACCCGCGCCTGGCGATCTTCCGCCAGACCGATAACGGCATTCCGGTACGCATGGCGATCTTCGCCACCCTGCTGCAGGTGGAGGAGCTGATCGAGAAGGACCTACGCCCGGTGCGCTGGTTCGTGCCCGAGCGTGTGGGAGTCGACGATCCCTCACTGTAA
- a CDS encoding ABC transporter ATP-binding protein, protein MAEAIIETRGLTKNFRGFTAVSDISIRIEPGTIHALIGANGAGKTTCFNLLTKFLEPSAGSIFYKGRDITHLKPDQVARLGMVRSFQISAVFGHLSALENVKLALQRQRGESYDFWASHHRLDQHRERAMALLVDVGLGQWADTPAAELPYGRKRALELATTLALDPEVMLLDEPLAGMGTEDVGRTAELIHRVAEGRSVLMVEHNLGVVAELCDRITVLARGEVLAEGDYATVSRDPRVIESYIGGARHD, encoded by the coding sequence ATGGCAGAGGCAATCATCGAGACCCGGGGCCTCACCAAGAACTTCCGGGGCTTTACGGCAGTCAGCGATATCTCCATCCGAATCGAGCCCGGCACCATCCATGCCTTGATCGGTGCCAACGGCGCGGGCAAGACGACTTGTTTCAACCTGCTGACCAAGTTCCTCGAACCCAGCGCCGGCAGCATCTTCTACAAGGGGCGTGACATCACGCACCTCAAGCCGGATCAGGTGGCCAGACTGGGCATGGTCCGCTCGTTTCAGATATCCGCCGTGTTCGGCCACCTCAGTGCGTTGGAGAACGTCAAGCTGGCGCTGCAACGCCAGCGCGGCGAGTCCTACGACTTCTGGGCTTCGCATCACCGCCTCGACCAACATCGCGAACGCGCCATGGCGCTGCTGGTCGATGTTGGCCTGGGGCAGTGGGCCGACACTCCTGCCGCCGAGCTGCCCTATGGGCGCAAGCGAGCCCTGGAGCTCGCCACCACCCTGGCGCTCGACCCCGAGGTAATGCTGCTCGACGAGCCGTTGGCCGGCATGGGCACGGAGGACGTGGGCCGCACCGCCGAGCTGATCCATCGCGTGGCCGAAGGACGCTCGGTGCTGATGGTGGAGCATAACCTGGGCGTGGTGGCCGAACTCTGCGACCGCATTACCGTGCTGGCTCGCGGCGAGGTGCTGGCGGAGGGTGACTACGCTACCGTGTCGCGCGACCCACGCGTGATCGAATCCTATATCGGAGGGGCCCGCCATGACTGA
- a CDS encoding phosphoenolpyruvate hydrolase family protein, giving the protein MPPFNRKDLMARFQDMAARGQPIIGGGAGTGISAKCEEAGGIDLIVIYNSGRYRMAGRASSAGLLAYGNANQIVQEMALEVLPVVKRTPVLAGVNGTDPFVIMPKLLRELKELGFSGVQNFPTVGLIDGTFRISLEETGITYGSEVDMIRQAHEMDMLTTPYVFSADEAVAMTEAGADIIVAHMGVTVGGTIGAESAKSLDESVRLIDEWAEAARRVRREVLVLCHGGPIATPEDATYVMQKSEHCNGFYGASSMERLPTEVALTEQIRRFKAIA; this is encoded by the coding sequence ATGCCGCCTTTCAACCGCAAGGATCTGATGGCCCGCTTCCAGGACATGGCCGCTCGTGGCCAACCGATCATTGGCGGTGGTGCCGGTACCGGTATCTCGGCCAAGTGCGAGGAAGCCGGTGGCATCGACCTGATCGTGATCTACAACTCAGGGCGTTATCGCATGGCCGGGCGCGCTTCTTCCGCCGGCCTGCTGGCCTACGGCAACGCCAATCAGATCGTGCAGGAGATGGCGCTGGAGGTACTGCCCGTGGTCAAGCGCACCCCGGTACTGGCCGGGGTCAACGGCACCGATCCCTTCGTGATCATGCCCAAGCTGCTGCGCGAGCTTAAGGAACTGGGCTTCTCGGGAGTGCAGAATTTCCCCACCGTGGGCCTGATCGACGGCACGTTCCGCATCAGCCTGGAAGAGACCGGGATCACCTACGGCAGCGAAGTGGACATGATTCGCCAGGCTCATGAAATGGACATGCTGACCACGCCCTACGTGTTTTCGGCCGACGAGGCCGTAGCCATGACCGAGGCCGGCGCCGACATCATCGTGGCGCACATGGGCGTTACCGTCGGTGGCACCATCGGCGCCGAATCCGCCAAGAGCCTCGACGAGTCGGTGCGGCTGATCGACGAGTGGGCCGAGGCGGCCAGGCGCGTGCGTCGGGAGGTACTCGTCCTGTGTCACGGCGGCCCCATTGCCACCCCCGAGGATGCCACTTACGTCATGCAGAAAAGCGAGCACTGCAACGGCTTCTATGGCGCCAGCAGCATGGAGCGCCTGCCCACCGAAGTGGCACTGACCGAGCAAATCCGCCGCTTCAAGGCAATCGCCTGA
- a CDS encoding branched-chain amino acid ABC transporter permease, protein MDIFGIPIQALLGQLMLGIVNGSFYAVLSLGLAIIFGVLKIVNFAHGAFFMLGAFTAFLLAQYLDANYWVTLAIAPLVVALFGMLFEFLFLRRLYGLDPIYGLLLTFSLVLVLEGGFRVSFGSSGQPFATPELLRGTLNLGFMILPLYRGFVIVSALLLCLLTWFVIERTSLGASLRAATERSELTQAFGINVPRLITLTYGVGVGLAAFAGVLAAPIFHVNPSMGSSLVIIIFAVVVIGGLGSIMGAIVTGLGLGVVEGLTRVFYSEFSSTIVFLVMVLVLLLRPAGLFGREEG, encoded by the coding sequence ATGGATATATTCGGCATTCCCATTCAGGCCCTGCTGGGGCAACTCATGCTGGGCATCGTCAACGGCTCCTTCTATGCGGTGCTCAGCCTGGGGCTGGCGATCATTTTCGGCGTACTCAAGATCGTCAACTTCGCCCATGGTGCCTTCTTCATGCTGGGCGCCTTTACTGCCTTCCTGCTGGCCCAGTACCTGGACGCCAACTATTGGGTGACGCTGGCCATCGCCCCGCTGGTCGTGGCGCTGTTCGGCATGCTGTTCGAGTTCCTGTTCCTGCGCCGGCTGTACGGGCTCGATCCGATCTACGGGCTGCTGCTGACCTTTAGCCTGGTGCTGGTGCTGGAGGGAGGCTTTCGTGTCTCCTTCGGCTCCTCCGGCCAACCCTTCGCCACCCCGGAGCTGCTGCGCGGCACCCTCAACCTGGGCTTCATGATCCTGCCGCTCTATCGCGGCTTCGTGATCGTCTCGGCGCTACTGTTGTGTTTGTTGACCTGGTTCGTCATCGAACGCACCTCGCTGGGTGCCAGCCTGCGCGCGGCGACAGAGCGCTCGGAGCTGACCCAGGCCTTCGGTATCAACGTGCCGCGACTGATCACTCTGACCTACGGGGTCGGTGTAGGCCTCGCCGCATTCGCCGGGGTGCTTGCCGCGCCTATCTTCCACGTCAACCCCTCGATGGGCTCCAGCCTGGTCATCATTATCTTCGCCGTGGTGGTCATCGGCGGTCTGGGCTCGATCATGGGAGCCATCGTCACCGGTCTTGGGCTGGGTGTGGTGGAAGGCCTGACTCGAGTGTTCTATTCCGAGTTCTCGTCGACCATCGTCTTCCTGGTCATGGTGCTGGTGCTGCTGCTGCGTCCGGCCGGGCTGTTCGGCCGCGAGGAGGGCTGA
- a CDS encoding YqgE/AlgH family protein, protein MQSVQNLGLRHHFLLAMPHLEDPNFAGTLSYLCDHDENGTMGVIVNRPLEITLEALFEQLELDGEESPHRNAPVYYGGPTHKDRGFILHRGSSEPWDSSIQVDDDIALTTSMDILLALAAGTGPEEFLVCLGCAGWEAGQLEQELKDNAWLTVEAQGDILFKVPAEQRLSAAAGILGVDLNLMSREAGHS, encoded by the coding sequence ATGCAATCCGTGCAAAACCTAGGCTTGAGACATCATTTTCTGCTGGCGATGCCGCACCTGGAAGATCCCAATTTTGCCGGCACCCTCAGCTATCTCTGCGACCACGATGAGAACGGCACCATGGGCGTGATCGTCAACCGGCCGCTGGAGATCACCCTGGAGGCGCTGTTCGAGCAGCTCGAACTCGACGGCGAGGAGAGCCCGCATCGTAACGCGCCGGTCTATTACGGCGGTCCGACCCACAAGGACCGCGGCTTCATCCTGCATCGTGGCTCTAGCGAGCCGTGGGATTCCAGCATCCAGGTGGATGACGACATCGCGCTGACCACCTCCATGGATATCCTGCTGGCGCTTGCCGCCGGCACGGGCCCGGAGGAGTTCCTGGTATGCCTGGGCTGTGCCGGCTGGGAGGCGGGTCAACTCGAGCAGGAGCTCAAGGACAACGCCTGGCTCACCGTCGAGGCGCAGGGCGATATTTTGTTCAAGGTCCCGGCGGAGCAGCGCCTGAGCGCCGCCGCCGGCATCCTTGGCGTCGATCTGAACTTGATGTCGCGGGAAGCGGGCCATTCTTGA
- a CDS encoding Tm-1-like ATP-binding domain-containing protein, whose protein sequence is MGHKAFIIGTCDTKAAELCYLRDLLRNANVDTLIVDVGTSGDPAPDADISARQVAACHPQGTEAVFVNDRGRAVTQMAEALRQLLAGRDDVAGVIGIGGSGGTALITPAMRDLDIGVPKVMVSTIASGNVAPYVGASDIAMIYSVTDVAGLNRISRRVLGNAAHALLGMLEGQVPEAADDKPAIGLSMFGVTTQCVNRLTDALASEYDCLVFHATGTGGRSMEKLAASGMLKGLLDITTTEVCDLLMGGIFSAGDTRLDVLAHTELPYVGSCGALDMVNFAGPETLPEPYRKRRLYEHNPQITLMRTTAEENARMGRWIGEKLNRSRGPVRFLLPEGGVSALDAPGQPFHDPAADAALFAALKATVRQTSERRLIRCPWHINDPAFTALAVAEFHALMDGGERPRKS, encoded by the coding sequence ATGGGACACAAAGCCTTCATCATCGGCACTTGTGATACCAAGGCCGCGGAGCTCTGCTATCTGCGCGACCTGTTGCGGAACGCAAACGTCGATACCTTGATCGTCGACGTAGGCACCAGCGGCGACCCTGCTCCCGATGCCGACATTTCTGCCAGACAGGTGGCCGCCTGCCACCCCCAGGGCACCGAGGCGGTCTTCGTCAACGACCGGGGGCGCGCCGTGACACAGATGGCCGAGGCATTGCGCCAGCTGCTGGCAGGGCGCGATGACGTGGCCGGCGTCATCGGTATTGGCGGCTCCGGCGGCACCGCGCTGATCACACCGGCCATGCGCGACCTGGACATTGGCGTGCCCAAGGTGATGGTCTCGACGATCGCCTCGGGCAACGTGGCACCTTATGTCGGCGCCAGCGACATTGCCATGATCTACTCCGTGACCGACGTGGCGGGACTCAACAGAATATCGCGCCGGGTGCTGGGCAACGCGGCCCATGCACTGCTCGGCATGCTCGAGGGGCAGGTGCCCGAGGCCGCCGATGACAAGCCGGCCATCGGCTTGAGCATGTTCGGCGTCACCACACAGTGCGTGAACCGTCTCACCGATGCACTGGCCTCGGAGTATGACTGCCTGGTCTTCCATGCCACCGGCACCGGCGGGCGCTCGATGGAGAAACTGGCCGCGAGCGGCATGCTGAAGGGACTGCTCGATATCACCACCACCGAGGTGTGCGACCTGCTGATGGGCGGCATCTTCAGCGCCGGCGACACACGGCTGGACGTTCTGGCGCATACCGAGCTGCCCTACGTAGGCTCCTGCGGCGCTCTCGACATGGTCAACTTCGCCGGTCCCGAGACGCTGCCCGAGCCTTATCGAAAACGCCGGCTCTATGAGCACAACCCTCAGATCACCCTGATGCGCACGACCGCCGAGGAGAACGCACGGATGGGGCGCTGGATCGGGGAGAAGTTGAATCGCAGCCGGGGGCCGGTGCGCTTCCTGCTGCCTGAAGGCGGGGTCTCGGCGCTGGATGCCCCCGGTCAGCCCTTCCATGACCCGGCGGCCGACGCGGCGCTGTTCGCGGCCCTGAAGGCGACGGTGCGGCAAACGTCCGAGCGACGGCTGATTCGCTGCCCCTGGCATATCAACGACCCGGCGTTCACTGCCCTGGCCGTCGCCGAATTCCACGCGCTGATGGATGGTGGCGAACGACCACGCAAGAGTTGA
- a CDS encoding helix-turn-helix transcriptional regulator: MASEHEQLSETHIVGDDTQQWIVRADDCTALEQRHISHVGFGDAAVPYRIVRTRLSGAYIHGSLGGEGRMLLDGRWCTMRGGMMSFAPAHGLHAFHAVPEKRWQYCWLRYLPSAPRSVVGTIAPIMQHFDPEPMKHAILGLYSEVFHGEGDPASCVMWVDTIERYISRFADPWRRDARIVAVFDAVIPTLERHWTIEEMAEIAHVSTEHLRRISRKVFGRSPMQQLTQLRMQHATHLLATSDLPIEEIAERVGYSSPFAFSKTFKRMNGVSPSHFRLHSRA, encoded by the coding sequence ATGGCTTCAGAGCACGAACAGCTATCCGAAACCCACATCGTCGGTGACGATACCCAGCAGTGGATCGTGCGCGCCGACGACTGCACCGCCCTCGAGCAGCGGCATATTTCTCATGTGGGCTTCGGCGATGCCGCGGTGCCCTATCGCATCGTGCGTACCCGCCTGAGTGGCGCCTACATCCACGGCTCGCTGGGCGGCGAGGGCCGCATGCTGCTCGATGGGCGGTGGTGCACCATGCGCGGCGGTATGATGTCCTTCGCTCCCGCACATGGGCTGCACGCCTTCCACGCCGTGCCCGAAAAGCGCTGGCAGTATTGCTGGCTGCGCTACCTGCCCAGCGCACCTCGCTCGGTGGTGGGAACCATCGCACCGATCATGCAGCACTTCGACCCCGAGCCGATGAAGCACGCGATCCTGGGCCTCTACAGTGAGGTATTCCACGGTGAGGGGGATCCGGCCAGCTGCGTGATGTGGGTCGACACCATCGAGCGCTACATCTCGCGCTTCGCCGACCCTTGGCGGCGCGACGCGCGCATCGTGGCGGTCTTCGATGCGGTGATCCCGACCCTGGAGCGGCACTGGACCATCGAGGAGATGGCCGAGATCGCCCACGTCAGCACCGAGCACCTGCGACGGATCAGCCGCAAGGTGTTCGGGCGTAGCCCCATGCAGCAGCTGACCCAGCTGCGTATGCAGCACGCTACCCACCTACTGGCGACCAGCGACCTGCCGATCGAGGAGATCGCCGAGCGGGTGGGCTACAGCAGCCCCTTTGCCTTCTCCAAGACCTTCAAGCGCATGAACGGCGTCTCGCCCTCGCACTTTCGCCTGCATTCCCGCGCTTGA
- a CDS encoding ABC transporter ATP-binding protein, whose translation MTEAAMKHAPEPMLAIRDLHAWYGESHVLHGIDLEVPAGQVITLLGRNGAGKSTTLKSIMGIVPRRRGSIRLAGVETIGLRPFHIARHGVAFCPEDRGIYATLDVREHLELPTRIDDSGLSTEQVLDLFPHLRERLHSPGTKLSGGEQQMLAIGRTLRTGARLLLLDEPTEGLAPSIVEHIGDTIRLLKAQGYTILLVEQNLHFAMSVADHFYLIDHGQVTARYDRKGIEQDADALLARLGV comes from the coding sequence ATGACTGAAGCCGCCATGAAACACGCCCCCGAACCCATGCTGGCGATCCGCGACCTGCATGCCTGGTACGGTGAAAGCCACGTGCTGCACGGTATCGACCTGGAGGTACCGGCGGGGCAGGTGATTACCCTGCTGGGCCGCAACGGTGCCGGCAAGTCCACCACGCTGAAATCGATCATGGGCATCGTCCCGCGGCGACGGGGCAGCATCCGGCTTGCCGGTGTCGAAACCATCGGCCTGCGTCCCTTCCATATTGCCCGCCACGGCGTGGCCTTCTGCCCCGAGGATCGCGGCATCTACGCCACGCTCGACGTCAGGGAGCACCTCGAGCTGCCGACACGGATCGACGATAGCGGCCTGAGCACCGAGCAGGTGCTCGATCTGTTTCCTCACCTGCGCGAGAGACTTCACAGCCCCGGAACCAAGCTTTCCGGTGGAGAGCAACAAATGCTCGCCATAGGACGCACCCTGCGCACCGGAGCCAGGTTGCTATTGCTCGATGAACCTACCGAAGGGCTGGCGCCCAGTATCGTCGAGCACATCGGCGACACCATCCGCCTCCTCAAGGCGCAGGGCTACACCATCCTGCTGGTGGAACAGAACCTGCACTTCGCCATGAGCGTGGCCGACCATTTCTATCTCATCGACCACGGCCAGGTGACGGCGCGCTACGACCGCAAGGGCATCGAGCAGGACGCCGATGCCCTACTGGCACGCCTGGGCGTCTAG
- a CDS encoding energy transducer TonB: MIGRDGQLRQAEVVQSSGHTELDQAALDTVHGAGPYRPFDSAMGELDSLSITRVWRFGQGNHFGVR, translated from the coding sequence GTGATCGGACGAGATGGTCAGCTTCGCCAGGCGGAGGTGGTACAATCCTCAGGACATACCGAACTCGATCAGGCGGCACTCGATACCGTGCATGGAGCCGGGCCCTACCGGCCCTTCGACAGCGCCATGGGCGAGCTGGACAGCCTCTCCATCACCCGCGTCTGGCGGTTCGGGCAAGGTAATCATTTTGGCGTGCGCTAA
- the ruvX gene encoding Holliday junction resolvase RuvX has protein sequence MSDHRLVLAFDFGTRRIGVAVGNELLASARQLEPLPARDGIPDWNVVTRLVEEWQPDLFVVGLPLNMDGSESEMSARARKFGKRLYGRYGKPCEMVDERGSTREAKAIARESGLLRNPNKSYRDDGVDGIAAVLILESWFARREGLPGR, from the coding sequence ATGTCCGATCATCGCCTGGTCCTGGCCTTCGACTTCGGCACCCGCCGCATCGGTGTGGCGGTGGGCAACGAGCTGCTCGCCAGTGCCCGCCAGCTCGAACCGCTGCCGGCCCGTGACGGCATCCCCGACTGGAACGTCGTCACGCGGCTGGTCGAGGAGTGGCAGCCGGACCTGTTCGTGGTGGGGCTGCCGCTCAACATGGACGGCAGCGAATCGGAGATGAGCGCCAGGGCGCGTAAGTTCGGCAAACGGCTCTACGGTCGCTATGGCAAGCCCTGCGAGATGGTCGACGAGCGCGGTTCCACCCGCGAGGCCAAGGCCATCGCCCGCGAGTCGGGGCTGCTGCGCAACCCCAACAAGAGCTACCGCGACGATGGCGTCGATGGCATCGCGGCGGTGCTGATCCTGGAGAGCTGGTTCGCTCGCAGGGAAGGCCTGCCGGGGCGTTGA